From one Liolophura sinensis isolate JHLJ2023 chromosome 10, CUHK_Ljap_v2, whole genome shotgun sequence genomic stretch:
- the LOC135476524 gene encoding B-cell CLL/lymphoma 7 protein family member B-like isoform X2: MLSRSVRAETRSRAKEDIKRVINAIDKVRKWEKKWVTIGDTTMRIFKWVPVATSELEGSPVPRKGLFKNKSGRIRREKTEGETADRSFTQDTNSQASSLFTEETTMQSQDSGSTNDNEDSNMSFLDQNTQDFSQDSNDANPEMRLAMSMVREERRQLEKDNTEDTNDSEPPVLVPETDEPPAKRHRSGSIGGS, encoded by the exons ATGTTGTCTCGGTCAGTCCGCGCCGAAACTCGAAGTCGAGCGAAGGAAGATATCAAGCGTGTTATAAATGCCATAGATAAAGTCAGAAAGTG GGAGAAGAAATGGGTAACTATTGGAGATACAACCATGAGAATATTCAAGTGGGTCCCAG TTGCCACTTCAGAATTAGAAGGG TCACCTgttccaaggaagggattgttTAAGAACAAATCAGGTCGCATACGACGAGAAAAGACAGAGGGGGAGACAGCAGATCGCAGCTTCACTCAGGATACCAACAGTCAGG CATCCTCGTTGTTCACAGAGGAAACGACGATGCAGTCACAGGACTCTGGCTCGACCAATGACAACGAGGATTCCAACATGTCATTCCTGGACCAGAACACGCAGGATTTTTCACAGGACAGTAATGATGCTAATCCTGAGATGAGACTAG CCATGAGTATGGTCCGAGAAGAACGAAGACAGTTGGAGAAGGACAACACAGAAGATACAAATG ATTCAGAACCACCAGTCTTAGTGCCTGAGACAGATGAGCCTCCAGCCAAGCGTCACAGATCTGGGTCTATCGGGGGATCGTGA
- the LOC135476524 gene encoding B-cell CLL/lymphoma 7 protein family member B-like isoform X1 — protein MLSRSVRAETRSRAKEDIKRVINAIDKVRKWEKKWVTIGDTTMRIFKWVPVATSELEGSPVPRKGLFKNKSGRIRREKTEGETADRSFTQDTNSQASSLFTEETTMQSQDSGSTNDNEDSNMSFLDQNTQDFSQDSNDANPEMRLGTAAMSMVREERRQLEKDNTEDTNDSEPPVLVPETDEPPAKRHRSGSIGGS, from the exons ATGTTGTCTCGGTCAGTCCGCGCCGAAACTCGAAGTCGAGCGAAGGAAGATATCAAGCGTGTTATAAATGCCATAGATAAAGTCAGAAAGTG GGAGAAGAAATGGGTAACTATTGGAGATACAACCATGAGAATATTCAAGTGGGTCCCAG TTGCCACTTCAGAATTAGAAGGG TCACCTgttccaaggaagggattgttTAAGAACAAATCAGGTCGCATACGACGAGAAAAGACAGAGGGGGAGACAGCAGATCGCAGCTTCACTCAGGATACCAACAGTCAGG CATCCTCGTTGTTCACAGAGGAAACGACGATGCAGTCACAGGACTCTGGCTCGACCAATGACAACGAGGATTCCAACATGTCATTCCTGGACCAGAACACGCAGGATTTTTCACAGGACAGTAATGATGCTAATCCTGAGATGAGACTAGGTACTGCAG CCATGAGTATGGTCCGAGAAGAACGAAGACAGTTGGAGAAGGACAACACAGAAGATACAAATG ATTCAGAACCACCAGTCTTAGTGCCTGAGACAGATGAGCCTCCAGCCAAGCGTCACAGATCTGGGTCTATCGGGGGATCGTGA